GGGGTCGCCTTCGTCAGCATTACAAATGACATATTTTTTGCCTTCGGGTTCAATGCGGGCAAATTCCCATTTCTTGCCCGTCGGGAAACCCGCACCGCCGCGGCCGCGCAGACCCGATTCAGTCATTTCTTTGCAGACTTGTTCCGGGGTCATTTCCAAATAGACGCGTTTGGCTTGTGCATAACCACCATGGGCGATATATTCATTAATGTCTTCGGGATTAATGCGTCCGCAATCATGTAACAAGATACGTTCTTGTTTGGCGTAGAACGGAATTTCGGCAACCGTTTTGGAAGTGGTGCCGGTAGCCGGATTGTGATAGAGCAAACGGTCAATTACTTCGTCTTTGAGCAAGGTTTTCTCGACAATTTCCGCCACATCTTCCGGTTTTACTTTGGTATAAAAAGTTTCTCCCACACTTACCAAGGGACCCATGGCACAAAATCCGCGGCAACCGCTTAAACTTAAATAATTTTCACGGCAACCTTTGGTAATTTGTAAGCAAAATTCAATGTTGCGTTTTTTCATTTCGGCTTGGAAAGCTTCATATACTTTCAAAGAGCCGCCGGCAATACAACCGGTACCGCCGCAGATTACGACACGTTTGGTAATATTTTTGTAAGCGGTGTTATAATCTTTGGCAATTTTTTCAATATCACTTGTCGGCATGAGCGGCCTCCTGTTTTCTGATTTCAGCAATAATTTCGGCAGCCTTGGCGGGCGTGACTTGGCCGTGGACGGTTTCGTCCATTACCATCACAGGGGCCAGTCCGCAAGCGCCTAAACAAGATACACATTCAAGGGTGAACAAACCGTCTTCGGTGGTGTCTTGCCCGTCTTTGAGGTTGAGGGCTTGGCGTACCATACCGATAATATTATCGGAGCCTTTTACATGGCAAGCGGTACCGTTACAGACACGCACAATGTGTTTGCCTTTGGGCGTAATAGCAAAGTGGGCAAAAAATGTCGCCACGCCAAACACGCGGGCGGGCGAAATTTCCAGTTCGTTTGCGATATAACGCATGATATCTTCGGGAAGATACGAATAATGATCTTGCACTTGTTGCAAGATGGGAATAAGCTTTGCGCTGTCGTAGCCGTTATCTTTCAAGATTTTAGCGGCCGGAGCGAAACGGTCAGTCATGATTTCTCCTTATTATAGGTAACTTGCAAATAAGAATGGGATAAGTAGTTTATCCCTCCTCTTGTATTATAACAAAAAAATAGACGGGTATGAAAGAGCGGATAACTGAAATTCTTGCTTATAGTGGCTAAGCATACACAAAAAAAAACCGCCCCGGTAAGGGGCGGTTTTGAAAACCTATCAGTGATTAGAAACCACTGTTTTTACCGCTAGAGATAGCGTTGCAGGTCTTGGTGGCATCATCAGTGCCTTTGTCATTCTTGGCGCAAGAGCGAGTATAGGTGCCGTCAGCTCCAGTAGTACCCGTGATTGTGTAACCTAAATTACCGGTAGCTGCTGTACCAGCACTCGTATAGCGTTGAGCAGTAATAACGTAATTAGTGCCAGAAGTGGCTCCACTGATTAAAAAGTTCTTGGTTTTGAAGGATTTTTTGTCAGATTCCAAGGCGGCAGGAGCTTGGATATCCAATTCTTCAAAAGTAGCCGGCCAAGAACCAGTTTGCAAACGAGCACGTTCGGCAGACAAGCGCAAGGTGCCAATCAACGTCAACGCTTCAGTAGCGCGGGCCTTTTCCACTGCCGTAGTATATTGCGGCAATGCAATGGCGGACAAAATGCCGATAATGAGTACCACTACCAGCAATTCAATCAAGGTGAAACCTTTCTTCATAGTAATCTCCTTTTACTTAAGTAAAGTAGTACATCTAGTACTCCTTAATATTATAACAAAGAAAAAGGAAAATGCAACAGCTTTTTTACAGTTTCAAGTGCCTATGATAAGAAAAAATTTCCATAAAAATACCCCGTCTGTTCGAAGAGACGGGGTAAAATAAAAAGTACCACTTATTTTTCATCTAAAGCACAAGGAACTTTAGGGCTTTTGGCTACTAAGTCCTTAATCGGCTGGATAACTTGTGCCTGCTGTTTGAGTGTGCACGGGCCACCGATACAGCCGCCCTTGCAGTTCATTACTTCAAGCAGTTGGAAATCCCCCGCTCCTTTGGCATAAGCGTTTAAGAGAGGAATTATCTTTTTATCCAGTCCATTAATGGCCATTTTCTTAAAAGCTTTTTTGCCGGCGATGGCATTTTCCACCGCTTGTGCCACGCCGCCGGTTACACCGTAATAGCGCGCTTCGCCGGAAATAGACGGGTCCAACTCTGCTTCTTCGCACTCGGCCGGAACAATGCCTTTTGCATCAAACATCGCGCCTAATTCTTCATAAGTCATGACATAGTCAATGTTGGGATCTTCCATGCCTTCGGCACGTTTAGATACGCAGGGACCGACAAATACCGTTACACTGCCTTTTTTCTTCTCAATATCAGCCGTATAGGATGCCGGGGTTTTGGTATGAGAGACAAATTCTTTCAAAGCCGGCAAGTGTTTTTTAACTGCTTGTACCCACGCGGCACAACAAGAAGTGGTCATAAAACGTGCACCGTTTTCCAGGCGTTCTACCAATTCGCGCGCTTCGTTGGCGGTGGTGATATCGGCACCCAATGCCACTTCGGTTACTTTTGGAAATCCTGCTTTTTTAATCGCAGTAATCAGTTGAGGTAATGTGCAGTCAAATTGTCCAACGATAGAAGGAGCAATCATCGCGCAAACCGGAGCACCCTTTTTGATTTGAGAGAGAATATCAATCAGTTGGCTGCGCTCCATAATGGCACCAAACGGGCAGGCTTCCATACAATGCCCACAGGAAATACATTTGTCAAAATCAATTTGCGCCAGGCCATTTTCCCCTTTATGAATGGCATTGACGGGGCATGCTTGCTCACAGGGTACGGGAATAAAGGTAATGGCATTATACGGGCAGGCCGCTTTGCACATACCACAGTTTTTACATTTGTCCGGATTGATAAAAGAGCGGCCATCCATAAAGGTAATAGCACCAAATTTGCAGGATTGTTGACACGGGCGCGCCAAACAACCTTGGCAGGCCTCCGTGACGATATGACGGGCCTTATGGCAACCGCGGCAGGCAATATCCATAACGGTCAACGTTTGCGGCGGTACTTGCGTACGTTGCAAAGCCTTTTGGGCGTAATCATTCAGCGAGGTGGCTTCATCATCCTCTTCCACGCTCATTCCCAAAGCGGCTAATGTGCGTGAGCGGAATACCGCGCGTTCTTTATAAATACAACAACGCACAGATGATTTGGCATCTTGCGGAATAACTTCGTAAGGGATGCGATAAGCATCACTTTCCAAGGTGTTTTTATCAAAGGCCTCAACAATTTTGCGCAAGGCCATGCGTCGAAAATAAATAGCTTTATTGTCTAAGTTCATACCCTTATTCTAGCATATTCTAAATAAAAAATAGCAATCACTTATCACTTATAAAGGAAATGTGTGACAAATAAAATGAAATCTTACGAAAGATTGCCGAAAAACATATAATAATTAATATGGAAAAAACAGAAAAACAAACAGAAGCCAAAACTTCTTTGAAACAAGAACTGAAGATTATTTTTTCTTCCTCCCGTGCTTTTTGGTTGGTAAATTTAGTCAACTTTGGAGACGGGATTGCCTATTTTGGTATTTTAACTTTGCTGACGCTTTTTTTGGGTGGTAGTGTGGGCATGAGCGATGCTATGACGGGCATGAGTGTGTCCACCTTCACCGGATTAGTGACCCTGTTTATGTTCGGCGGCGGATTTGTATCGGATAAATACGGGGTACGCCGTGCACTAGGCATTGCGTTAACATTTTTATTGGTGGGGCGGGTATTGCTTGGATTTTCTGCGGTACCGTCCGGTATGGGGATGCCTCAGGTAGGCTATGTCATGTCTTGGGCATCGCTGGTGATTATGGCGATGGGATCCGGCATTTTACAACCTGCCTTATATGCCGGTGCTAAGGAGTACACCAATCCTAAAGTTTCTGCTATTGCCTTTAGTTTTATTTATGCCATTATGAACTTGGGTATTGTGTGTGAAAATTTTATTTCCCCCTTCATCCGTACGGATGAAAAATTTATTGGTAATATACACGGCTTAGGTTGGGGCATTATGGGTGTGTTTTTAACCTGTACCGCTATCACCGGTGTGTTACTGTTGCTCCATTTAACTTTATTTACCAAGAAGGTGGAAAAAGAGTGCCGCGTAGCAGTGGTCGACGAAGAATCCAATCAAAAGAAAACATGGAAACAGCGTTTGAAAGAAATGCCGTTTCGGGATGCGCGCCTGATGTGGTTCGTGTTTATTTTGTTGCCGGTACAAACGCTTTTTGCGCATCAATTTTTAACGATACCGGATTATGTGTTCCGCGTTTTTCCCGATACGGTAGCTGCAAAATTTGAGTGGATTAACGGAATTAATCCTTTCATTATCGTAATCTTTGTGCCGTTGATTGCCATGTTCACGCGCAAAGTAAGTGTGTTCACCATGTTGCTCATCGGTACCAGCATTTCTGCCGCAACCACTTTCTTATTAATTGGTTCGCACACCACGCTGGCCATGTTGATTGCTTATGTGATTATCTGGTCTTTGGGGGAAGCGGCTTGGTCTTCGCGCTTATACGAATATGTAGCCGATTTGGCTCCGGCCGGACAAGTGGGCGCGTATATGGGGCTGGCTAATTTGCCGTGGTTTATGGCTAAGTTCACCACCGGTTTATATTCCGGTACCATGCTGGCTCATTTTATCCCAAAAACCGGCCCGCAAAATGCCGGTACCATGTGGCTGATTTACGGATGTATTGCGTGTATTACTCCCGTGGGGTTGTTACTGACTAAGAAATGGCTTGAAAACCGCCCCAAGGTTTCTTAAGAAATGCAAGTCGTTTTTGTAAGTTAGTCTCTTTTTTTGTAAAATATATAGGCAATGCCCCCATAGCTCAATGGATAGAGCACCTGCCTTCTAAGCAGGGGATTACAGTTCGATTCTGTATGGGGGTATTTTTATTGTTCTGTGTTTCTGCCTCATACAAATGCTACAATAAGAATAGTTCAATGCGTTGGGAGTATTATGGCCAAAAATCTCTCTTTTTCCTATTCCAAAATGGGCATGTATAAAGAATGCCCGCAGAAATACAAATTCCGTTACGTGCATATGCTGCCCGAACAGCCTAAGTATTATTTTGCTTTTGGGTCTGCCTTGCATGAAGTAATGGAGTATATTTATGATCCCAAACATGCCACTTTCCCCTCTCAAGCACAAGCATTAGCATTTTTCAAAAAACATTGGGATAGTACTTCTTTTGACCAAAAGGGGTATGCTTCCATGGAAAAAGAAGCGTTGGGATTTGAAGAGGGTTGCCGTATTTTGCGGGCTTATTATGATAAACACGCCGCCACGTTTCAACACCCTCTATCTGTGGAAATGAAAAGCACCTTAGAAATGGACGGTTTGAATTTAATCAGTATTTTGGACCGTATTGATTATCTGGGTGACGGAAAAATTAAAATTTTGGATTATAAAACCGGTAAAACTGTTCAGCGGGAGCCGGATCAACTCATGATGTACCAAAAGGTGGCCGAGAGTAGCCCGATGGTGCTGCAACTGGTGCAGACATTAGAACCCTCCGTAAAACAAGTGCGGGTGGAACAGATGAGTTTTTATCACTTGCCCACTTTGCAAGAAATGACCTTCGAGCGCAGTGATGATAAATCTCTTTACGAATTTTGGCAACGGGTACTGGGCGTGGCGGATTCTATTCGGGAGGGCAAGTTTGCGCCTGCTCCGGATGAGAACAAATGTCGTTGGTGCGATTATCGTAACATTTGCCCAGTATTTACCGGAAAAGAATATGATGGAGCCGCGGGTTTAAGTGCGAAAATTTTCCCCCCTTCTACTGCTCCGCAAGCAGCCCCTAAAACGGATGAGGAAGTATTAACGGAAAAAGTAGATCGTTTGGGGAATCTTTTTCAGGAAGAAAAAAAGTTACGCGCCGATGTAATTGCACTCATGGAAAAATTACAATTTCAACAGCATTTTACCACGCATTTTCATGCGGAACTTGCGCGACAAAAACAGTTGGTCTTTGCAGATAAAGCAAAAACGATAGAGCTGTTGCGCCGCTTGCATTTGTTGGGCAAAACCTTAGTGCCTACCCAAAGTACCATTGCGGCTTTGTTGACGGACCCAACGCTATCTGATGAAATGAAAAATGAGTTGCGTGCTTTGGCCACTGAGCAGGAAAATAAAGAACTTCACATTACCGAGGCAGACTAATATGTGGATTAAAAAACCTAAAAGAACTG
The Elusimicrobiaceae bacterium DNA segment above includes these coding regions:
- a CDS encoding prepilin-type N-terminal cleavage/methylation domain-containing protein, giving the protein MKKGFTLIELLVVVLIIGILSAIALPQYTTAVEKARATEALTLIGTLRLSAERARLQTGSWPATFEELDIQAPAALESDKKSFKTKNFLISGATSGTNYVITAQRYTSAGTAATGNLGYTITGTTGADGTYTRSCAKNDKGTDDATKTCNAISSGKNSGF
- a CDS encoding PD-(D/E)XK nuclease family protein — translated: MAKNLSFSYSKMGMYKECPQKYKFRYVHMLPEQPKYYFAFGSALHEVMEYIYDPKHATFPSQAQALAFFKKHWDSTSFDQKGYASMEKEALGFEEGCRILRAYYDKHAATFQHPLSVEMKSTLEMDGLNLISILDRIDYLGDGKIKILDYKTGKTVQREPDQLMMYQKVAESSPMVLQLVQTLEPSVKQVRVEQMSFYHLPTLQEMTFERSDDKSLYEFWQRVLGVADSIREGKFAPAPDENKCRWCDYRNICPVFTGKEYDGAAGLSAKIFPPSTAPQAAPKTDEEVLTEKVDRLGNLFQEEKKLRADVIALMEKLQFQQHFTTHFHAELARQKQLVFADKAKTIELLRRLHLLGKTLVPTQSTIAALLTDPTLSDEMKNELRALATEQENKELHITEAD
- a CDS encoding MFS transporter, whose product is MEKTEKQTEAKTSLKQELKIIFSSSRAFWLVNLVNFGDGIAYFGILTLLTLFLGGSVGMSDAMTGMSVSTFTGLVTLFMFGGGFVSDKYGVRRALGIALTFLLVGRVLLGFSAVPSGMGMPQVGYVMSWASLVIMAMGSGILQPALYAGAKEYTNPKVSAIAFSFIYAIMNLGIVCENFISPFIRTDEKFIGNIHGLGWGIMGVFLTCTAITGVLLLLHLTLFTKKVEKECRVAVVDEESNQKKTWKQRLKEMPFRDARLMWFVFILLPVQTLFAHQFLTIPDYVFRVFPDTVAAKFEWINGINPFIIVIFVPLIAMFTRKVSVFTMLLIGTSISAATTFLLIGSHTTLAMLIAYVIIWSLGEAAWSSRLYEYVADLAPAGQVGAYMGLANLPWFMAKFTTGLYSGTMLAHFIPKTGPQNAGTMWLIYGCIACITPVGLLLTKKWLENRPKVS
- the nuoE gene encoding NADH-quinone oxidoreductase subunit NuoE — protein: MTDRFAPAAKILKDNGYDSAKLIPILQQVQDHYSYLPEDIMRYIANELEISPARVFGVATFFAHFAITPKGKHIVRVCNGTACHVKGSDNIIGMVRQALNLKDGQDTTEDGLFTLECVSCLGACGLAPVMVMDETVHGQVTPAKAAEIIAEIRKQEAAHADK
- a CDS encoding monomeric [FeFe] hydrogenase, with translation MNLDNKAIYFRRMALRKIVEAFDKNTLESDAYRIPYEVIPQDAKSSVRCCIYKERAVFRSRTLAALGMSVEEDDEATSLNDYAQKALQRTQVPPQTLTVMDIACRGCHKARHIVTEACQGCLARPCQQSCKFGAITFMDGRSFINPDKCKNCGMCKAACPYNAITFIPVPCEQACPVNAIHKGENGLAQIDFDKCISCGHCMEACPFGAIMERSQLIDILSQIKKGAPVCAMIAPSIVGQFDCTLPQLITAIKKAGFPKVTEVALGADITTANEARELVERLENGARFMTTSCCAAWVQAVKKHLPALKEFVSHTKTPASYTADIEKKKGSVTVFVGPCVSKRAEGMEDPNIDYVMTYEELGAMFDAKGIVPAECEEAELDPSISGEARYYGVTGGVAQAVENAIAGKKAFKKMAINGLDKKIIPLLNAYAKGAGDFQLLEVMNCKGGCIGGPCTLKQQAQVIQPIKDLVAKSPKVPCALDEK